The following coding sequences lie in one Arachis hypogaea cultivar Tifrunner chromosome 4, arahy.Tifrunner.gnm2.J5K5, whole genome shotgun sequence genomic window:
- the LOC112795257 gene encoding F-box/kelch-repeat protein At3g06240-like, with protein sequence MGSVGTLKGKPEWKFFSVRSNSWKEIEGGDCFTPNIATGHQLGLLYNEAIHWLVVYNGSDYPQGIVIVAFDIATKTLSVIPLPYLLDPNEWELSLVGEGGFFGICMMDHIWQHIWVMKEYKVQSSWILKMDILYPSDNTMIPLCFTQSGDVVWM encoded by the coding sequence ATGGGATCGGTTGGAACTCTAAAGGGAAAACCCGAGTGGAAGTTTTTCTCTGTGAGAAGCAATTCATGGAAGGAAATTGAAGGTGGTGATTGCTTTACTCCAAATATTGCTACGGGTCATCAACTAGGATTGTTATACAATGAAGCTATTCATTGGTTAGTGGTGTATAATGGCAGTGATTACCCGCAAGGTATCGTAATTGTTGCCTTTGATATCGCAACGAAAACTCTATCAGTGATTCCCTTACCGTACCTACTAGATCCTAATGAGTGGGAGTTAAGCCTCGTTGGAGAAGGAGGATTCTTTGGGATATGTATGATGGACCACATATGGCAGCATATATGGGTCATGAAAGAATACAAAGTGCAGTCATCTTGGATTTTAAAAATGGACATCTTATATCCTTCCGATAATACAATGATTCCTTTGTGTTTTACTCAAAGTGGGGATGTTGTATGGATGTAA
- the LOC112794427 gene encoding putative ripening-related protein 1 has translation MKSFCSKAPLIFLITFIIITNCLFSEAQKCRPSGRIIGKKPPPGQCNQEDDSDCCLQGKVYTTYECSPQVTAQTKAYLTLNSFQKGGDGGGPSECDNKYHPDDTPVVALSTGWFNNKSRCLNNIRISANGRSVVAMVVDECDSRKGCDEDHDYQPPCKNNIVDASKAVWEALGVPHDQWGGMDITWSDA, from the coding sequence ATGAAGAGTTTTTGCTCAAAGGCACCCTTAATTTTCCTCATCACTTTTATAATTATCACAAATTGCTTGTTCTCCGAAGCACAAAAATGTCGCCCAAGCGGCCGAATCATAGGGAAGAAACCTCCTCCAGGACAGTGCAACCAAGAAGATGATTCAGATTGTTGCTTGCAAGGCAAGGTATACACAACCTATGAATGTTCGCCACAAGTGACAGCCCAAACAAAGGCCTACCTCACACTTAACAGCTTCCAGAAAGGTGGAGACGGCGGCGGCCCTTCAGAGTGTGACAACAAGTACCACCCGGACGACACTCCGGTAGTAGCCCTGTCAACAGGATGGTTCAACAATAAGAGCAGGTGTCTAAACAACATTAGGATCAGCGCGAATGGGAGGAGCGTGGTGGCGATGGTGGTGGATGAGTGTGACTCAAGAAAGGGGTGTGATGAGGACCATGATTACCAACCTCCTTGTAAGAACAACATTGTTGATGCCTCTAAGGCTGTTTGGGAAGCATTGGGTGTACCACATGATCAATGGGGTGGCATGGACATTACTTGGTCTGATGCTTGA